The following are encoded in a window of Verrucomicrobiia bacterium genomic DNA:
- a CDS encoding PQQ-dependent sugar dehydrogenase codes for MHCKKCGWLISSVLIAALRAQGEPYLPAIERGNVAIYLLPVATGMAAPDYAISPPGDTNRLFVVEQNGLLRILENDVLLPGAALDLQSRVQPPLNAASANDERGFLGLAFHPGYFDSQSAGFRTLYTYTSEPIPANTPPTYVAPNGATQGYKLVISEWKISETNANVVDPTSRRELISFGKNANNHNGGTITFGPDGYLYLGLGDGGNANDVGPSHIEPGGNAQNLTTPLGKMLRIDPIDPALTGSSTNPISANGQYRIPADNPFQGAGEVPEIYAYGLRNPYRFSFDRGSGDLILADVGQRNIEEIDRIVKGGNYGWAVKEGEFLFDRATGTIGNPPGNHSPGVPAGMIDPISGPGGTLQYDHGDGISITGGFVYRGTAIPELIGKYVFGDLALRNLPPRVDGRIFYADLEEGIIREFRLPQFVDDLLPGGLTVHGFGEAADGELYALVTNTAPNGNGGIVYKLVAIRLQLRQLEDSVELSWPVSGGTLQVQTNAVDGITAEWSTVAGSDQTNRVVVPLDAAGSGSFFRLVHP; via the coding sequence ATGCATTGCAAAAAGTGCGGGTGGTTGATTTCGTCAGTCCTGATCGCGGCCTTGCGAGCGCAAGGCGAGCCTTACTTGCCGGCCATTGAACGCGGCAACGTTGCAATTTATCTGTTGCCAGTGGCTACAGGCATGGCAGCGCCCGACTATGCCATCAGCCCGCCCGGCGACACCAACCGGCTCTTCGTTGTCGAGCAGAACGGGTTGCTGCGCATTCTGGAAAACGACGTTCTTTTGCCGGGTGCCGCGCTCGACCTGCAAAGCCGTGTGCAGCCGCCGTTGAACGCCGCGAGCGCCAATGACGAGCGAGGATTTTTGGGACTTGCATTTCACCCCGGCTACTTCGATTCACAGAGCGCCGGTTTTCGCACGCTCTACACCTATACGAGTGAACCGATTCCCGCAAATACGCCGCCCACATACGTCGCTCCTAATGGCGCAACGCAGGGATACAAACTGGTGATCAGTGAATGGAAGATCTCTGAAACAAACGCCAACGTGGTGGATCCCACGTCCCGCCGCGAACTCATTTCGTTCGGCAAGAACGCCAACAACCACAATGGGGGAACGATCACCTTTGGTCCCGATGGTTATCTGTACCTTGGACTGGGTGACGGAGGAAACGCCAATGACGTGGGCCCGAGCCATATCGAACCGGGCGGCAACGCTCAAAACCTGACGACGCCTCTTGGAAAGATGCTTCGAATCGATCCCATCGATCCTGCGCTTACGGGAAGCAGCACGAACCCGATCAGCGCAAACGGACAGTATCGGATTCCCGCCGACAACCCGTTTCAAGGCGCAGGGGAGGTTCCTGAGATTTACGCATATGGATTGCGCAACCCGTATCGATTCTCATTTGATCGCGGCTCGGGCGACTTGATTCTTGCGGATGTCGGCCAGCGCAATATCGAGGAGATTGATCGCATCGTGAAGGGCGGCAATTACGGGTGGGCGGTGAAGGAAGGTGAGTTCCTGTTCGACCGGGCAACGGGCACGATTGGAAACCCCCCGGGTAATCACAGCCCTGGTGTTCCAGCGGGAATGATCGACCCGATCTCGGGGCCGGGCGGAACACTGCAGTATGACCATGGCGATGGCATCTCCATCACAGGCGGGTTCGTTTATCGCGGCACTGCCATTCCGGAACTCATTGGGAAATATGTCTTTGGCGATCTCGCGTTGCGCAATTTGCCGCCCCGCGTCGACGGCCGCATCTTCTACGCCGATCTTGAAGAGGGCATCATTCGCGAATTCAGGCTGCCGCAATTCGTGGATGACCTCCTCCCCGGCGGCCTTACAGTCCACGGTTTTGGTGAGGCTGCTGATGGCGAATTGTACGCCCTTGTCACAAACACTGCACCCAATGGCAACGGTGGAATTGTTTACAAGTTGGTGGCGATTCGACTTCAGCTCCGGCAGTTGGAAGATAGCGTCGAGCTGTCGTGGCCGGTGTCGGGCGGCACATTGCAGGTGCAGACGAACGCCGTGGATGGGATCACCGCGGAATGGTCAACCGTCGCCGGTTCTGACCAGACGAATCGAGTGGTGGTTCCGCTCGATGCAGCCGGCTCCGGCAGTTTCTTTCGCTTGGTGCATCCGTAA
- a CDS encoding glycoside hydrolase family 95 protein has translation MSRVARIFSGLFFVTFALSLRADPGPLVLWYTNAAVSWTQEALPVGNGKLSAMIFGGVNSEQIQFNEETIWTGQPHFYENPNATPANLASIRAKVFNGQSISTTEKNKFMSVPLRQAMFQPAGSLLLNFAHSGATQYRRSLDLDTATACVSYGHSGTTYNRDVFASAPDKVIVIRLTASAAAKLSFTCAFSNPQPEHSIMAAGNDLVMNARVSLMPRPEYFASGLTNAIRYEARVRVIAEGGSVTPAGSSLAVTNADAVILLLSIASNFVKYDDLSADYSLLCSNNIAAAAEKTYGELRQRQLDDYQPLFRRVSLDLGTSAKTNLPINHRIRRIPQGDDPNLSTLYFQLGRYLMISGSRPGTQPLTLQGKWNETTNPSWESKMTLNINQELNYAGAEVCNLPESHIPMFSMAQDLAVTGSRVAQKLYEAPGWVVHHNTDLWRGAAPINNFDGMWPAGQAWLCQNLWWHYEFNGDTNYLANTAYPLMKSAAEFFLDFLIPHPANTNWLVTNPSYSSEHNHPDHDVPNVPGPTMDNELIRELCDNIATATEILGIDAELRTNVLQMRDRLPPQMIGRLGQLQEWLEDVDEPGDTHRHMSHLVGLWPGETITPFHNARVAAAAKVSTDIRGNGDIGWGKAWRMNLRARLLDAERAYYYATNVIADPKCSTNLVFHDNPNRQVDAIFGMMNGVAELFLQSQRGEVFILPALPSKWTNGAVTGLRARGGFEVDIEWQSNRLASATILSTLGNTCRVRSKWPIGVKSGSDFVNTPMVRPGLWEFPTVAGQSYTIVPANAFEAESGAATPSPGSVLQSTANLAFSRGQAARFNAAGVGASVSWAITNLTAGRYRLLVVANARPDGAQFQPAFGSGAGELRAAGAQHDTYSATNVVYLLATNSPPANFLSTNMLKQFDCGIVEVASNSQHELRFTITGKNVASIGHVLELDYIVFQPEAQIAAEALRAEAIDGNLILSWPAASAGFSLEQSDDLPGANWVPHPVSPIIHDDQKFITNALEGSQMFYRLRKP, from the coding sequence ATGAGCCGAGTTGCACGCATCTTTTCGGGACTGTTTTTCGTCACCTTCGCCCTTTCGCTCCGCGCCGATCCCGGCCCGCTGGTCTTGTGGTACACGAATGCCGCGGTGAGCTGGACGCAGGAAGCGCTGCCCGTGGGGAATGGAAAACTTTCAGCGATGATCTTCGGGGGCGTCAACAGCGAGCAGATCCAATTCAACGAGGAAACGATCTGGACGGGCCAGCCGCATTTCTACGAAAACCCAAACGCCACGCCCGCAAATCTCGCGAGCATTCGCGCCAAGGTGTTCAACGGACAATCCATCTCCACGACCGAAAAAAACAAATTCATGAGCGTGCCGCTCAGGCAGGCGATGTTTCAACCGGCAGGCAGCCTGTTGCTGAACTTCGCACACAGCGGCGCGACGCAATATCGCCGCTCGCTTGACCTCGATACCGCCACGGCCTGCGTCAGTTACGGGCACAGCGGAACGACCTATAACCGCGACGTCTTCGCCAGCGCTCCGGACAAGGTGATCGTGATCCGCCTTACGGCCAGCGCCGCGGCAAAGCTCAGCTTTACCTGCGCATTCAGCAATCCGCAGCCCGAACACTCCATAATGGCGGCCGGGAATGATCTCGTGATGAACGCCCGCGTCAGCCTGATGCCCAGGCCGGAATACTTCGCGTCAGGCCTTACCAACGCCATTCGATACGAGGCGCGCGTCCGAGTCATTGCAGAAGGCGGTTCCGTCACTCCGGCAGGTTCGTCACTGGCCGTCACCAATGCCGATGCCGTGATTCTGCTGCTGAGCATTGCGTCGAACTTCGTGAAATATGATGACCTCAGCGCCGACTACTCCCTGCTCTGTTCCAACAACATCGCGGCCGCAGCGGAGAAAACGTATGGCGAACTGCGCCAGCGCCAGCTTGACGATTATCAACCGCTCTTTCGGCGTGTGTCACTCGACCTCGGCACCAGTGCCAAAACCAATCTGCCGATCAACCATCGCATCCGCCGCATTCCTCAGGGCGACGATCCCAATCTCTCGACGCTGTATTTTCAGCTTGGCCGCTATCTGATGATCTCCGGATCACGGCCAGGAACGCAGCCGCTCACCTTGCAGGGCAAATGGAACGAAACGACAAACCCGTCCTGGGAAAGCAAGATGACGTTGAACATCAACCAGGAACTCAACTACGCCGGGGCCGAAGTCTGCAACCTGCCGGAATCGCACATCCCGATGTTTTCGATGGCGCAGGATCTCGCAGTGACCGGCAGTCGAGTGGCACAGAAGCTCTATGAAGCGCCTGGCTGGGTCGTGCATCACAACACCGATCTCTGGCGCGGCGCGGCGCCGATTAACAACTTCGATGGCATGTGGCCTGCCGGCCAGGCGTGGCTCTGTCAAAATCTTTGGTGGCATTACGAATTCAATGGCGACACCAACTACCTCGCAAACACCGCCTACCCGCTCATGAAGAGTGCAGCCGAGTTCTTCCTGGATTTCCTGATTCCGCATCCCGCGAACACCAACTGGCTGGTCACCAACCCTTCCTATTCATCAGAGCACAATCATCCTGATCACGACGTTCCAAATGTCCCGGGCCCAACCATGGACAATGAACTGATTCGCGAACTGTGCGACAACATCGCAACCGCCACTGAGATTCTCGGGATTGACGCCGAACTGCGGACAAACGTGCTGCAGATGCGCGATCGCCTGCCGCCCCAGATGATCGGTCGCCTGGGACAATTACAGGAATGGCTGGAAGACGTGGACGAGCCTGGCGACACGCATCGGCACATGTCCCATTTGGTTGGCCTGTGGCCCGGGGAAACAATCACTCCGTTCCATAACGCCCGTGTCGCGGCGGCAGCGAAGGTTTCAACGGACATTCGCGGAAACGGGGACATCGGATGGGGCAAGGCGTGGCGAATGAACCTGCGTGCGCGGCTGCTCGATGCCGAGCGCGCTTATTACTACGCCACCAATGTGATTGCAGATCCCAAGTGCTCAACCAACCTGGTGTTCCACGACAATCCCAACCGGCAGGTGGACGCCATTTTTGGAATGATGAATGGCGTGGCGGAGTTGTTCCTGCAAAGTCAGCGCGGTGAAGTTTTTATCCTGCCTGCATTGCCATCAAAGTGGACCAATGGCGCCGTCACCGGCCTGCGCGCGCGAGGCGGATTCGAGGTGGATATTGAATGGCAGAGCAATCGTCTCGCTTCCGCAACGATCTTGTCGACCCTCGGCAACACCTGCCGCGTGCGTTCGAAATGGCCGATTGGTGTTAAATCAGGATCCGATTTTGTAAACACGCCGATGGTCCGCCCGGGTTTGTGGGAATTTCCGACGGTCGCCGGGCAGAGTTATACGATTGTTCCGGCAAATGCATTCGAGGCGGAATCAGGTGCAGCCACCCCGAGCCCCGGCAGCGTCCTGCAATCGACTGCCAACCTCGCATTCAGCCGCGGGCAAGCGGCGCGCTTCAATGCAGCAGGCGTCGGCGCAAGCGTCTCCTGGGCAATTACGAACCTGACTGCAGGGCGCTATCGCCTCCTGGTTGTCGCAAACGCGCGTCCCGACGGGGCACAATTCCAGCCTGCCTTTGGTTCTGGTGCCGGGGAATTGCGGGCCGCAGGTGCCCAGCACGACACCTATTCCGCAACCAATGTCGTATATCTTCTTGCCACGAATTCGCCGCCTGCAAACTTCCTCTCCACAAATATGCTCAAACAGTTCGACTGCGGAATCGTGGAAGTCGCGTCGAACAGCCAGCACGAGCTGCGGTTCACCATCACTGGAAAAAACGTCGCCAGCATCGGTCATGTCCTTGAGCTGGATTACATCGTCTTCCAGCCCGAAGCTCAAATCGCAGCGGAGGCACTCCGCGCTGAAGCCATCGATGGAAACCTGATCCTTTCATGGCCCGCAGCTTCAGCAGGATTCAGCCTGGAACAATCCGACGATCTCCCCGGCGCAAACTGGGTTCCGCATCCGGTGTCTCCAATCATTCACGATGATCAAAAATTCATCACGAATGCGCTGGAAGGCAGCCAGATGTTCTATCGTTTGCGAAAGCCCTGA
- a CDS encoding TonB-dependent siderophore receptor: MNPSLTRSLSALVMAQGAVAVAQDNAEIPAATSSGTNAPSQLPDVVVSGEADSFKPESVGSPRYTEPVRDIPQTITVIPQAVMQSQNATTLRDVLRNTPGISMQAGEGGVPAGDNLSIRGFSARTDLFVDGMRDLGGYSRDVFNVEQVDIVKGPASTYTGRGSTGGSVNLVTKTPRMNDFYGGSLGFGTDEYLRGTVDMNQPLNSLGLSNSAVRLNLLYHENDTPGRDFVENQRWGIAPSLAFGLGTPTRLIFTYMHLDQDNRPDYGIPWVPNTLSPATLANYGLDAGDINHAPPVSFRNFYGLKSDYETTRTDILNARVEHDFNDVLTLREQLRFGMVRRDSVITAPRFNTATNLPAAQAINRQAQGRDQYDTIYGSLTDLLANFETGPVEHSTVTGLELTREEFKNYGRAFFSSVPGPATAPFADLYNPNPNADRFGNLRRNGNRNEATADTLSLYAFDTLKVGEHWEFTAGVRWDHFDVEAEAFTPSGSTTLQRTDDMVNWKAGVVYKPVEQGSVYFGFGTSANPSAEGLVLSTNLNNAANINLPPEETRSYELGTKWDLFDARLSASFALFRTEKFNARTIDPVDSTDVIALNGEQVVQGIELGLAGRITRNWQVFAGYAYMDSEITKSDNPLEAGARVNNTPEHSFNLWTTYRLPFNLEIGGGAFYTGERLNPTAPPNTRTAPDYWTFDAMAAYHINRNVSIQLNVYNLADEEYIDRVGGGHFVPGPGRSATLTASFTF, translated from the coding sequence ATGAATCCTTCTTTGACCCGATCATTGTCTGCGCTCGTGATGGCCCAGGGTGCAGTGGCTGTCGCTCAGGACAACGCCGAAATCCCGGCCGCGACATCGTCCGGCACGAACGCACCGTCGCAACTTCCAGACGTGGTGGTGAGCGGCGAGGCTGATTCCTTCAAGCCTGAAAGCGTGGGCTCCCCGCGTTACACCGAACCTGTTCGGGACATCCCGCAAACCATCACCGTCATTCCGCAGGCCGTCATGCAGTCCCAGAATGCAACGACCTTGCGGGACGTCCTGCGAAACACGCCTGGAATCAGCATGCAGGCCGGCGAGGGCGGAGTGCCTGCCGGTGACAATCTTTCAATCCGCGGATTCAGTGCCCGAACCGATCTCTTCGTGGACGGCATGCGTGATCTGGGCGGTTACAGCCGCGACGTGTTCAACGTCGAGCAGGTCGACATCGTCAAGGGGCCCGCTTCAACCTACACGGGCCGCGGGTCGACGGGCGGCTCGGTGAACCTCGTGACCAAGACGCCGCGGATGAATGATTTCTACGGCGGATCCCTGGGCTTCGGAACTGACGAGTACCTGCGCGGGACGGTGGACATGAACCAGCCGTTGAACAGCCTCGGTTTGAGCAATTCCGCTGTTCGCTTGAATCTGTTGTATCATGAGAACGACACTCCTGGGCGCGACTTTGTGGAAAACCAACGGTGGGGCATTGCTCCGTCGCTTGCGTTCGGGCTCGGAACACCCACGCGGTTGATCTTCACCTACATGCATCTGGATCAGGACAATCGTCCCGATTACGGAATTCCGTGGGTTCCGAATACGCTATCTCCGGCCACTTTGGCGAACTATGGCCTTGATGCGGGCGACATCAATCACGCGCCGCCTGTCAGCTTCCGCAACTTTTACGGGTTGAAGAGTGATTATGAGACTACGCGCACCGACATTCTCAATGCGCGGGTGGAACACGATTTCAATGACGTGCTGACGCTGCGCGAGCAACTTCGATTCGGAATGGTGCGGCGGGATTCCGTGATCACAGCACCACGATTTAATACAGCCACCAATCTTCCCGCTGCCCAGGCGATCAACCGTCAGGCGCAGGGACGCGACCAATACGACACGATCTACGGCAGTCTGACAGATTTGCTGGCGAATTTTGAAACGGGGCCCGTGGAGCATTCGACCGTGACCGGTCTTGAGCTTACTCGCGAGGAGTTTAAGAACTACGGCCGCGCGTTCTTTTCATCTGTTCCTGGCCCCGCGACAGCTCCGTTCGCAGATTTATATAATCCGAATCCCAATGCCGATCGGTTTGGGAACCTGCGCCGCAACGGCAACAGGAACGAAGCCACTGCGGACACGCTCTCTCTTTACGCATTCGACACATTGAAGGTCGGTGAACATTGGGAGTTCACGGCTGGAGTACGGTGGGATCATTTTGATGTGGAGGCCGAAGCGTTTACGCCGTCCGGCAGCACGACTTTGCAGCGCACTGACGACATGGTGAATTGGAAGGCTGGCGTTGTTTACAAACCGGTTGAACAGGGCAGCGTTTACTTTGGTTTTGGAACGTCCGCAAATCCGTCCGCGGAAGGTTTAGTGCTCAGCACGAACCTGAACAATGCGGCCAACATCAACCTCCCGCCGGAGGAGACGCGTTCGTATGAACTTGGCACCAAGTGGGATCTCTTCGACGCGCGTTTGAGCGCGAGCTTCGCCTTGTTCCGCACTGAGAAGTTCAATGCACGGACGATCGATCCCGTCGATTCGACTGACGTCATCGCGTTGAATGGCGAGCAGGTGGTGCAGGGAATCGAGTTAGGGCTCGCAGGCAGGATCACGCGAAACTGGCAGGTGTTCGCAGGTTACGCCTACATGGACAGCGAGATCACGAAGTCTGACAACCCCCTGGAGGCCGGGGCCCGGGTCAACAACACGCCAGAGCACTCGTTCAACCTTTGGACCACATATCGACTTCCTTTCAATCTCGAAATCGGCGGCGGCGCCTTTTACACGGGAGAGCGCCTGAATCCCACGGCGCCGCCCAACACCCGAACCGCTCCCGATTACTGGACCTTCGACGCCATGGCCGCCTATCACATCAATCGCAATGTCTCGATTCAACTCAACGTGTATAACCTGGCGGACGAGGAGTACATTGACCGCGTGGGCGGCGGGCACTTCGTTCCTGGGCCCGGTCGATCAGCGACGTTGACGGCATCGTTTACTTTCTAA
- a CDS encoding Fe2+-dependent dioxygenase: MLINIPNVLNPDQVAEARKILETAEWVDGKVTAGYQSARTKDNMQIPEGHPAARQVGEMILKALSQNPLFLSAAIPAHVFPPLFNRYSGGQSFGTHVDNAVRQIPGTPHRIRTDLSATLFFSAPDEYDGGELCVEDTYGVHAAKLAPGSMVLYPSTSLHHVKPVTRGTRLCSFFWLQSMIREDSQRSILFDLDLAIQRLGRDHPSHPSGVQLTGVYHNLLRQWAEI; this comes from the coding sequence ATGCTGATCAACATCCCGAATGTCCTGAACCCCGATCAGGTTGCCGAGGCGCGCAAGATCCTTGAAACGGCGGAATGGGTCGATGGCAAGGTCACGGCCGGATACCAGTCCGCCAGAACCAAGGACAACATGCAGATCCCGGAAGGGCACCCGGCTGCGCGGCAGGTGGGGGAAATGATATTGAAGGCGCTGAGCCAGAATCCGCTGTTCCTTTCCGCCGCGATTCCGGCGCATGTCTTTCCGCCGCTGTTCAACAGGTATTCCGGCGGGCAGTCGTTCGGAACACATGTGGATAATGCGGTTCGCCAAATTCCTGGAACACCGCACCGCATTCGCACGGATCTGTCTGCGACGCTTTTTTTCTCGGCGCCCGACGAATACGACGGCGGCGAATTATGCGTCGAAGACACATACGGGGTTCACGCGGCCAAGCTTGCGCCGGGCAGCATGGTTCTTTACCCCTCAACCAGCCTGCATCATGTGAAGCCCGTCACGCGTGGCACACGGCTCTGTTCGTTTTTCTGGCTGCAAAGCATGATCCGGGAAGACAGCCAGCGATCGATCCTGTTTGACCTCGACCTCGCCATTCAGCGCCTGGGACGTGATCATCCGAGCCACCCTTCGGGCGTCCAACTCACCGGTGTTTACCACAATCTGCTCCGCCAGTGGGCCGAGATCTGA
- a CDS encoding PepSY-associated TM helix domain-containing protein: protein MRFRSIIFWLHLCAGVIAGVVIAIMSFTGAALAFEKQITAWAERDSRTVAVPAEASAARLPIDDLVAAVREKQGGHRPATIVVANDPAAAVMMGFGRTNSVYVNPYTGTLQPVSGQGTRTFMHVMIEWHRYLGRHDGQRATGKAITGACNAAFAVLAITGLYLWWPRKWNAGVFRSVAVMTFRLRGKARDWNWHNAVGFWTAPILIVLTLTAMPISYQWAGNLIYRMTGSPVPQPGPPGAATPAVVVPAPADGTRPLRLNELLLAAQREVPGWKEITLRLGTGGRGGAGRRNPTPSPAATTNESTSVTGGMESQRRAEPPQPVMVAIRERQAWPLFSSVQLTFDPFTGSVLRKETFSNYNLGRQVRSWTRFLHTGEALGYAGQFVAGLASLVSLLLVWTGFALTWRRFFSKTKS, encoded by the coding sequence ATGCGATTTCGATCCATTATTTTCTGGCTGCACCTGTGTGCGGGTGTGATTGCGGGTGTCGTGATTGCCATCATGTCTTTCACGGGCGCGGCGCTTGCATTTGAAAAGCAGATCACTGCGTGGGCCGAACGTGATTCCCGAACCGTCGCCGTTCCAGCGGAAGCTTCCGCCGCGCGCCTGCCTATCGATGATCTCGTGGCTGCAGTACGAGAGAAGCAGGGTGGACACCGGCCGGCCACGATTGTCGTGGCGAACGATCCCGCGGCCGCGGTGATGATGGGATTCGGCCGCACCAATTCGGTTTATGTGAATCCGTATACAGGAACGCTTCAACCTGTGAGCGGACAGGGAACGCGAACGTTCATGCACGTCATGATCGAGTGGCATCGTTATCTCGGCCGGCACGATGGCCAGCGCGCCACGGGCAAAGCGATCACAGGCGCGTGCAACGCAGCCTTCGCGGTGCTCGCCATCACGGGTTTGTATCTGTGGTGGCCGCGGAAGTGGAACGCGGGGGTCTTTCGATCGGTGGCCGTCATGACATTCCGCCTGCGCGGCAAAGCGCGGGATTGGAACTGGCACAATGCGGTGGGATTCTGGACTGCGCCGATCCTGATTGTCCTCACCCTGACCGCGATGCCGATTTCCTATCAATGGGCGGGAAATTTGATTTATCGGATGACGGGCAGCCCGGTCCCGCAACCGGGACCGCCGGGTGCGGCAACGCCCGCCGTCGTTGTGCCCGCGCCTGCCGATGGCACGCGTCCGTTGCGCCTGAATGAGTTGCTTCTTGCGGCACAGCGCGAGGTTCCGGGCTGGAAGGAAATCACGCTCCGCTTGGGCACTGGTGGACGCGGCGGAGCAGGGCGGCGCAATCCAACGCCTTCGCCTGCCGCTACGACCAACGAAAGCACTTCTGTGACGGGCGGCATGGAATCGCAACGCCGCGCCGAGCCGCCACAGCCCGTGATGGTCGCGATCCGGGAACGCCAGGCGTGGCCATTATTTTCTTCGGTCCAGCTGACGTTCGATCCCTTCACGGGCTCTGTGCTGCGAAAGGAAACGTTCAGCAATTACAACCTCGGACGCCAGGTGCGCTCGTGGACGCGTTTCCTGCATACGGGCGAAGCGCTGGGTTATGCGGGCCAGTTCGTTGCGGGCCTGGCTTCATTGGTCTCGCTGCTGCTTGTCTGGACCGGATTCGCTCTGACATGGCGCCGGTTCTTCAGCAAAACCAAATCGTAA